The nucleotide sequence AATCTTCAGGTCGTATAACTATATCTTGGCTTTGAGTTAATTGTGGAAGTACTTCAACAGATGCAAAAGAAGTTTGTCTTTTACCATTTGCATTAAAGGGTGAAATTCTGACCAATCTATGTATCCCTTTTTCAGCCTTTAAATATCCATAAGCAAATTCTCCATCAATATTTATACTTACACTTTTTATACCTGCTTCATCTCCTGGGAGCATATCAATTATGTCTACCTTGAACCCTTTAGCTTCCGCCCATCTTGTATACATCCTCAAAAGCATTTGTGTCCAATCCTGTGCATCGGTACCTCCAACGCCTGTATGAAGATTCAAAATAGCATTATTTCTATCATATTCTCCTGAAAGAATTATTTCTATCTTAAAATTATCTACCTCTTCATGTAAGTCACGAACTTCCTTTAGTATCTCATCCGCTTCTTCTTCATTTTCATCTTCTCTGCACATTTCTATAAGTACATTATCATCTTCAATTCTGCTTTCAATAGAATTAAATCTATCAATTCTTCCTTTAAGAAATTTTATCTCCATGCTTATTTCTTGTGCTCTTTTTACATCATTCCAAAAATCAGGCTCCTGCATATCTCTTTCAAGTTCATCTATTCTACTTCTACTTTTATCGAAGTCAAAGAGAAGCCCTCATTTCTCTTGCCTTAATTTCTATTTCTTTTATTAAAGAAGCTGCTTCTTCAATCTTTATTAGCAAAAAAATCACCCTCTCAGTTTTAAACATAAACTTATACCTGCACCGCAACCCCTATAATTAAAGATTTTGGAACAGGTATATATTAAATGACTATTTATATATTATGCTCTTCTTCCACAACAATCCTTATACTTTTTACCAGAGCCACAAGGACATAAATCGTTTCTTCCTATCTTCTTTTCTTTTCTTCTTACAGGCTCTTTCTTAGTATCTCCAGCATCTGGTCCACTGTAATTTATCTCTGTTTCTTTAACAACTCTCTGTCTTTCAGGAGCTCTTTCAGCTTGAACATGGAATAGATACCTAACGGTTTCTACTTTTATGTTCTCTACCATCTCTTCAAACATATCGCTTCCTTCCATCTGATATGCTTGAGTAGGATCCTGCTGCTTATATGCTCTAAGTCCTATTCCTTGTTTCAAGTGTTCCATACTATCGATATGATCCATCCACTTTGTATCAACCACTCTAAGTAATATTACTCTTTCAAGTTCTCTCATTTGATCGCTAGAAAACTCTTCTTCTTTTCTTTCATATATTTCCTTAGCTAAAGAATAAAGCTTTTCTTTAATTTCATCATTTGACATAGTAGCAAGTTCTTCAACCTCAACTATACCTCTAGGAAGACATATATCATCAAGGTAATTTAGAATTGCTTCGATATCTGATTCAAGCTCTTCATCTACTCCACTTATGTGTGAATTAACAGCGTTATAAATAAGGTCTTTTATCATTCCTTCTATTTGATCCTTTAGGTTTTCACCTTCTAGAACCTCACTTCTCTGTTTGTAGATGATTTCTCTCTGTTTATTCATTACATCATCGTACTGAATAAGAGTTTTTCTTATGTCAAAATTGTTTCCTTCAACCTTCTTTTGAGCATTCTCTATAGCCGAACTTACCATCTTACTTTCTATTGCATCGTCGTCTCCAAGACCTAATTTTTCAACCATGTTTTTAAGCTTATCGGAACCAAATATTCTCATAAGATCGTCTTCCAGTGAAACATAAAATCTTGAATATCCCTTATCTCCTTGACGACCAGCACGACCTCTAAGCTGATTATCTATACGTCTTGATTCATGTCTTTCAGTACCTATTATCTTAAGACCGCCTACATCAGTAACTCCTTCTCCAAGCTTTATATCGGTACCACGTCCTGCCATATTAGTTGCTATAGTAACCATGCCTTTTTCTCCTGCATGTGAAATTATTTCTGCTTCTTGCTCATGATACTTAGCATTTAAAACCTGATGACGTACTCCTCTTTTTTTAAGCAATGATGACAGAAGTTCTGATTTTTCTATACTTACAGTACCAACAAGTACAGGCTGCCCATTTTTATTTGTTTCTACTATATCTTCAACTACTGCCTTAAACTTTCCTAGTTCAGTCTTATATACAATATCCGGTGCATCTATTCTAGCTATAGGTCTGTGAGTTGGTATTACAACAACGTCAAGACCATATATTTCTCTGAACTCCACTTCCTCTGTTAATGCAGTACCTGTCATACCAGAAAGTTTTTCATACATTCTAAAATAATTCTGGAAAGTTATTGTAGCAAGTGTCTTAGATTCTTTTTGAACCTTAACACCTTCTTTTGCTTCTATTGCTTGATGAAGTCCATCACTGTATCTTCTACCTTCCATAAGTCTTCCGGTAAATTCGTCTACAATTACTACTTCATCTTCCTTTACCATATAATCTTTATCACGTTTCATTAAATAATTTGCCTTTAATGCCTGAGATGTATGATGTTGTATTTCCATGTTTTGTGGATCTGCATAGTTGTCAATATGATAATATTTTTCTGCCTTTTCAACACCCTCATCTGTTAGTATTGCTGAATTAGTTTTTTCATCAATAGTAAAATCTTTTTCTTTCCTTAACATCTTAGCGAAGTTGTCAGCCACCTTGTAAAATTCAGTGGATTTTTCTCCTTCTCCGGATATTATAAGTGGTGTTCTTGCCTCATCTATTAAGATTGAGTCCACCTCGTCAACTATACAAAAGTGAAGTGGTCTTTGAACTCTTTCTTCCTTATATATAACCATGTTATCTCTTAAATAATCAAATCCAAACTCGTTATTTGTACCGTAGGTTATATCTGCTGCATAAGCTTCCTGTCTTTGTTTTTGATCAAGATCATGAACTATTACCCCTGTAGTTAATCCAAGATATTGATAAAGCTGTCCCATCCATTCCATATCTCTTTTTGCAAGGTAATCATTTACTGTTACTACATGAACTCCCTTACCTGTAATTGCATTCAAATATGACGGAAGTGTTGCAACTAATGTTTTACCTTCACCGGTTTTCATCTCTGAAATTCTTCCCTGATGAAGTACAATACCACCTATAATTTGCTCTCTAAAATGCTTTAAGCCAAGAATTCTTGATGAAGCTTCTCTTACCACCGCAAATGCTTCAACAAGTAAATCATCAAGTGTTTCCCCATTTTCATACCTCTGCTTAAATTCAGCAGTTTTAGCTTTAAGTTCATCCTCACTTAAAGCTTGCATTGATCCATCTAGTGCATCTATTTTATCAACAAGAGGAATAATCCTTTTCACTTCTCTATCACTATATGTACCAAATATTTTCTCTAACAGTCCCATAATATTCATCCTCACTATAAATTTTATAAAATTACTAAAAATGCCACAATACTATACATTTATAATATTAGCATTATTTTTTACCTTTAATATAATAAATTAATATCTAATAGATTATATCATTTATTCAATAATCATTCAACTTCATATGGTCTTTAAATATTAATTTCTACAAAAAATTAACATTTGCAAACAAAAGAGTAAGGAAAATTCCTTACTCTTTTACTAAAACTCAGGTTCAATCAATCCATAATTGCCATCTTTTCGTTTATATACAACATTTACCTCATTTGAATCTCCATTTTGAAATACAAAAAAGTTGTGTCCTAATAATTCCATCTCAAGTACTGCTTCTTCTTCAGACATTGGCTTTATAGCAAATCTTTTAGTTTTTACTATTTCTGGTTCTTGTTCTTCCTTGTGATAATCAGGAATATTTTGGAACTTAAGCGAATCCGAATATTTTCTTCTTTCTAATTTTGTTTTTTGTTTTCTGACTTGTCTTTCCAACTTATCTCCAACAATATCTATTGAAGCATACATGTCATTATTTGTTTCTTCTCCTCTTAAAATAACTCCATTAAAAGGTATTGTAACTTCTACTATCTGTCTATTTTTCTCGACACTTAGAGTGACATGTGCTTCTACTTCAGGTTTAAAGTACTTCTCAAGTTTGGATATTTGCTTTTCAACAGCCTCTCTAAGGCCTTCTGTGACTTCTAAATTTTTTCCACTAACTATTAATTTCATAATTTCAGCCCCTCTCTAAACCCAATATAGATGTATAATTGATTTACAATCATATATCTTAACTTAATATTAACTTCTATAACTACATTTTAACTTTTTCAAAATGACAAAACAAGTAGAATAAACCAAATAAACTATATATTAAACGAGTTTAAATCACTATTACTTGCGTTTACTACTAGTTTTAAACCTTTTCTTTCTGAATTATACATATTTTCAGTTTATTCTGTTAAATTTTTGTTTTATATTAGTATATGCATTTTATATTTTCTTATAATAAATTTTGATTTTTTTTGGTTTTTAACTCTTCACAAATATGAACTTTCTTGTTACTATTTAAAACCTATTATTTCTTATACAAAATAAATAGTATACTTTGGAAAATAAAAATATACTATTTATCTAATTCTTAACCTAAAATAATTTCTATAATTAAAAAGATGCTCATAGCGATTTAAAACATAGCTATGAACACCCTTCTTTTAACTATTTAATCAAATGTTTACTTCTTAAAAATTCATCTGCTACCTTTTGAGGATCTTGTCCATTATCAACTTTATAATTAAGTGCTCTCATTTCAGAATCTGTAATTTTGTTTGCAAGTTTCATAAGAAGTGGTTTTAATTTAGGAAACTTTTTTAGAGTATCTTCCCTTACAA is from Clostridium acetobutylicum ATCC 824 and encodes:
- the prfB gene encoding peptide chain release factor 2 (programmed frameshift) → MLIKIEEAASLIKEIEIKAREMRASLDFDKSRSRIDELERDMQEPDFWNDVKRAQEISMEIKFLKGRIDRFNSIESRIEDDNVLIEMCREDENEEEADEILKEVRDLHEEVDNFKIEIILSGEYDRNNAILNLHTGVGGTDAQDWTQMLLRMYTRWAEAKGFKVDIIDMLPGDEAGIKSVSINIDGEFAYGYLKAEKGIHRLVRISPFNANGKRQTSFASVEVLPQLTQSQDIVIRPEDLKVDTYRASGAGGQHVNKTESAVRITHLPTGIVVQCQSERSQHSNKETAMNMLKSKLVELKERMHKEKVEDLAGELKDMGWGNQIRSYVFQPYTMVKDHRTGVETSNVDAVMDGEIDKFIIEYLNKENSQK
- the secA gene encoding preprotein translocase subunit SecA translates to MGLLEKIFGTYSDREVKRIIPLVDKIDALDGSMQALSEDELKAKTAEFKQRYENGETLDDLLVEAFAVVREASSRILGLKHFREQIIGGIVLHQGRISEMKTGEGKTLVATLPSYLNAITGKGVHVVTVNDYLAKRDMEWMGQLYQYLGLTTGVIVHDLDQKQRQEAYAADITYGTNNEFGFDYLRDNMVIYKEERVQRPLHFCIVDEVDSILIDEARTPLIISGEGEKSTEFYKVADNFAKMLRKEKDFTIDEKTNSAILTDEGVEKAEKYYHIDNYADPQNMEIQHHTSQALKANYLMKRDKDYMVKEDEVVIVDEFTGRLMEGRRYSDGLHQAIEAKEGVKVQKESKTLATITFQNYFRMYEKLSGMTGTALTEEVEFREIYGLDVVVIPTHRPIARIDAPDIVYKTELGKFKAVVEDIVETNKNGQPVLVGTVSIEKSELLSSLLKKRGVRHQVLNAKYHEQEAEIISHAGEKGMVTIATNMAGRGTDIKLGEGVTDVGGLKIIGTERHESRRIDNQLRGRAGRQGDKGYSRFYVSLEDDLMRIFGSDKLKNMVEKLGLGDDDAIESKMVSSAIENAQKKVEGNNFDIRKTLIQYDDVMNKQREIIYKQRSEVLEGENLKDQIEGMIKDLIYNAVNSHISGVDEELESDIEAILNYLDDICLPRGIVEVEELATMSNDEIKEKLYSLAKEIYERKEEEFSSDQMRELERVILLRVVDTKWMDHIDSMEHLKQGIGLRAYKQQDPTQAYQMEGSDMFEEMVENIKVETVRYLFHVQAERAPERQRVVKETEINYSGPDAGDTKKEPVRRKEKKIGRNDLCPCGSGKKYKDCCGRRA
- the hpf gene encoding ribosome hibernation-promoting factor, HPF/YfiA family, yielding MKLIVSGKNLEVTEGLREAVEKQISKLEKYFKPEVEAHVTLSVEKNRQIVEVTIPFNGVILRGEETNNDMYASIDIVGDKLERQVRKQKTKLERRKYSDSLKFQNIPDYHKEEQEPEIVKTKRFAIKPMSEEEAVLEMELLGHNFFVFQNGDSNEVNVVYKRKDGNYGLIEPEF